A DNA window from Drosophila sechellia strain sech25 chromosome X, ASM438219v1, whole genome shotgun sequence contains the following coding sequences:
- the LOC116802198 gene encoding mitochondrial import inner membrane translocase subunit tim16-B — translation MARYLAQIIILGAQLVGRALVKTMRQELQAFEDAARLQESLKANDPSSGRSAVATGMTLAEAQQILNVSDLTDRQAIDTHYEHLFRVNDKGTGGTFYIQSKVFRAKERIDQELERMELLVKTDASHSFPPSPSESSQFQCQNKEPGHKSR, via the coding sequence ATGGCACGATACCTGGCACAGATCATCATTTTGGGTGCCCAGCTGGTTGGCCGGGCGCTGGTAAAAACGATGCGCCAGGAGCTGCAGGCCTTCGAGGATGCGGCGCGCCTCCAGGAATCGCTGAAGGCCAACGATCCCAGCAGCGGCAGGAGTGCGGTGGCCACGGGAATGACCCTGGCGGAGGCCCAGCAGATTCTCAATGTGAGTGACCTCACTGACCGCCAGGCGATAGATACGCACTACGAGCACTTGTTTCGTGTGAACGACAAAGGCACCGGCGGTACCTTCTACATTCAGTCCAAAGTTTTTCGGGCCAAGGAGCGAATCGACCAGGAACTGGAGCGGATGGAGCTGTTGGTCAAGACCGACGCGTCCCATTCATTCCCGCCATCACCATCGGAATCCTCGCAATTCCAATGCCAGAACAAAGAGCCTGGGCACAAGAGCCGATGA
- the LOC6620243 gene encoding mitochondrial carrier homolog 2 has translation MAHREYNSRDGQSEGLGLGGGDADNSVRMRRPTPPPLAVQHERAGTMVVELAVDTSRSMRPANQQQPADRDQLGISPEENCQGSELVVASSHPSNQIQDHRRPNQMVRFCLRVGYNTLLYPYEMAKVLIQLGHEPLQAKPFFMRLFQRRPRLFLPSVHQYVQHIQNRDGYTGMYRGLTARLAASVVDYLLGDLLLTALHFAPYKRGPKEGLSFKEFLWNLTRNSLRLATVVVITHPFYVVMVRQIAQFVGREHVYEGLVGSLMTVAQREGCAGLFAGMVPRLLGEWSVLFITSALSHLCRRLLPMSDLQHQYNTVVIQMMASLVAYPLEVTCACMAGTGAPLTACEPPSMPLYNHWVDCLADLYARGGQNRGAYLFWRTVPRIQLLRNKEIYTIRST, from the coding sequence ATGGCCCACCGGGAGTACAATAGTCGCGACGGCCAGTCAGAGGGATTGGGGCTAGGTGGTGGCGATGCAGACAACAGTGTACGGATGCGGCGCCCCACCCCACCACCGTTAGCGGTGCAGCATGAAAGAGCTGGGACGATGGTGGTGGAGCTGGCAGTGGACACTTCCCGTTCGATGAGGCCGGCcaaccagcagcagccagCTGATCGGGATCAGTTGGGGATCAGCCCGGAGGAAAACTGTCAGGGATCAGAGTTGGTTGTTGCATCATCACATCCATCCAATCAAATTCAAGATCATCGCAGACCAAATCAGATGGTGCGCTTTTGCCTAAGAGTGGGCTACAACACCCTGCTGTATCCGTACGAAATGGCCAAGGTTCTTATCCAACTGGGCCATGAGCCGCTCCAGGCGAAGCCCTTCTTTATGCGACTGTTTCAACGGCGGCCACGCCTCTTTTTGCCCAGTGTCCATCAGTATGTGCAGCACATTCAGAATAGAGATGGCTACACGGGAATGTATCGCGGGTTGACCGCTCGCCTGGCCGCCAGCGTAGTAGACTATTTGCTTGGCGATCTTCTACTGACTGCCTTGCACTTTGCACCCTACAAGAGAGGCCCCAAAGAGGGACTGAGCTTTAAGGAGTTCTTGTGGAATCTGACAAGGAACAGCTTGCGTCTGGCCACCGTAGTGGTTATAACACATCCCTTTTACGTGGTTATGGTGCGCCAGATAGCCCAGTTTGTGGGACGGGAACACGTCTACGAGGGACTCGTTGGCAGCCTGATGACTGTTGCGCAGCGGGAGGGATGTGCAGGACTGTTTGCGGGCATGGTGCCACGCCTTTTGGGCGAGTGGAGCGTCCTTTTCATCACGAGCGCTCTGAGTCACCTGTGCCGTCGTCTCCTGCCAATGAGCGATCTCCAGCATCAGTACAACACCGTGGTAATTCAGATGATGGCTAGCCTAGTGGCCTATCCTCTGGAGGTGACCTGCGCCTGCATGGCCGGAACCGGAGCACCACTGACCGCATGTGAGCCACCGAGCATGCCGCTATACAACCACTGGGTCGACTGCCTCGCGGATCTCTACGCTCGCGGTGGCCAAAACCGTGGTGCCTATCTCTTCTGGCGCACGGTGCCCAGGATCCAGTTGCTGCGCAACAAGGAAATTTACACTATAAGATCGACTTAG